The Alnus glutinosa chromosome 1, dhAlnGlut1.1, whole genome shotgun sequence region GTAATTTGAACTCTGATCACAGTAGCTTATGGGAGTTACTTAGTGAATGCAGCCGCAGTGGATTGTGAGTGTATGTATGTTGCAATGTCGTGTTGAAACATATGTACGCAGGAATATTAATGAAATCATAAGATTCAACATTTCCTATCAACTTACGGTTTTGGGATTAGAGGTTTTGAATTCGAACACTAAACTTTGACTCTAAAGCTTATCTCCCCACATGTTGggctttatttttttgagagggAGTTTGAGCTCACATGTGACGGGCgtattagaatattaactaaatgattaaattgataatttttctaaaaagaaataatttaagcttttgaaataactaGTGATTTAACAATATGGATACatgatttaatttttcagattatctggataatttttatttttattatttttttcacgcATATCAGTGATTTGTGtttatgctattaaaaaaaaacattatggTATGGTTTCTGCCACCCAGTAGCTGGCTGCTGACTGCATCCTATTTCTAGCATAAAACTATAGGAAAACGTTCTTGGCACACCTCCTTTATGCATCTTTTGCACACCTCTTATCCGTACCattgattttgaattaaaaGTTAACAGATGTAATAATTGGATCTGAGATTAACGATGTAAGTGAGAGGTGTacatacaaaatatataaataacacCATCCAAGACCGTATGATAATAGGAAATATGtttgttgatatatatttttccttcatGCAGTTACTATGTCTAGACATTATTTACAACCCCataaatttgtttgtttgtttttcattGGTTAAGTTGATAGTTGAGATCAGAAGTATGAGAGTTTACTATATCTTTACATGCAGTGTTGGAATGGTTTCTTCTGATGGTGGACTTTTCCATGTTGATGTGATTGTTTTGGATGAAGTTCATTATCTAAGTGACTTATCTCGGGGTACAGTGTGGGAAGAGATAGTAAGTACATTTTCTTGTCTAGGATCCCTTTATTGCTGAAATTTTCATCACGTTTTTTCTTGATATGATGTATTCAATATATTTTAGGTTATTTATTGCCCAAAAGAAGTTCAACTTATATGCCTGTCAGCAACCGTTGCAAATCCTGACGAGCTTGCTGGTTGGATTGGTCAGGTATTGTCTTTTATTAGCTGACCTAGTCTCTTAGTATTTCAGGATTTTGTGGGATTGTAATAATGCTTTTCTCGATATACTTTAGTCTTTTAGTTTTGTATTATTTCAATGTTTTAGTGAGACCGTTGGCACATGTTGAGATAGCAAGATGGAGGCATTAATTTATTAAGAACTTATAGATTGCAGTCATGATATAATCACCACTCCTTTATTTGAAGTAAGCAACTTGAGTTTTGATGTgtagagaaaatattttttatcgaAGACCCATTGTGatctttataattttcttctttttcattcctTGTTGGGTGTTGGCTTGTCATTTCTTGCCGCTAGTTCCCTCATGCAATCATTGGTTGTCTCTTGGCATCATCAAATTGTCTTTACATATTGATTTCATTATTGGGCTTGTGTTTTCAGAAAATACATCAATTAGTAGCATTCGTTCTTTTCTGCTTGTTTACCATTGCCAGCATtgatttgtgaattttttttgagatgAGTGATCAATATACTTGTGAGAGgatcaactttttctaatttttttaatcctaTTTCTAGATTCATGGTAGAACTGAGTTGGTAACATCATCAAAGCGTCCGGTTCCATTGACTTGGCATTTCTCTATGAAGACAACTTTATTACCTCTTCTTGATGAAAAAGGAACGCGGATGAATAGGTATTGTCTTTAGTAATCGATCCTTATATCACTTTATTCAATATAACGTACAATTTCATAAAGATTAATGCAAGAGTAGGGATGcgttaaatttcttttattctttcttttctcctctGCTTTAGTAAATCTTTTTCTGGGGATTTGTATAGCATGGActgtttcatattttttattggaatagttgcttcagtttctttttaaaacatgtttttaatacttaggaaaacaaaattactttGTTCAAGCCATTACTTGTATCAATTTtgccagctatattttgccctGGTTATTCAGTTGAACATTCATGTGAAAGTGTGAGGTTTGGTTCAGATTGACCACGAGTATATGGTCTGTTGTAAGACATATTCtcctttattaattaattttgtatgTCATCGCCTCTGTCCAACCTACTATTTGAACACAGGTGGAAAGCTAGTATTgtcaatcatttttattttattttctctaaattggaACAGGAAGCTGTCACTCAATTATCTACAACTTTATGCTTCAGGAGTTAAATCTTCCAAGGATGGTGGGTCTAGaagaagaaattcaaaaaaacatgGAAGTGACATGAGCTATGACAGTATTGATAGCATGTCTGAACCTCTTTCAAAGAATGATATAAACACTATTCGACGTTCACAAGTACGGGTTCATTGCATCTATTCTCTAATATATGATCTCTATCTACCTGACTTTTAAATTCCCTCAAAAATGACAAATCAATTTGATTATGGGAGTAAATTATTGATTTTCAGGTTCCTCAAGTTAGTGACACATTATGGCACCTTAAGGCAAGGGACATGCTGCCAGcaatttggtttatttttagCAGGAAAGGATGCGATGCAGCTGTTCAGTACGTTGAAGATAGCAAGCTCTTGGATGAATGTGAGATGAGTGAGGTCAAACTAGCATTGAAGAGGTTCCGTATTAGGTATCCTGATGCTGTCAGGGAGACTGCTGTAAAAGGACTGCTGCAAGGGGTTGCTGCACATCATGCAGGCTGTCTGCCATTATGGAAATCATTCATAGAAGATCTGTTTCAGCGAGGTCTTGTCAAAGTTGTGTTCGCTACAGAAACACTTGCTGCTGGAATGAACATGCCTGCTAGGACAGCTGTGATTTCATCCCTCAGCAAGAGGAGTGATAGTGGGCGAATCCAATTAAGCCCAAATGAACTGCTTCAAATGGCTGGGCGTGCTGGACGTAGAGGCATTGATGAAAGGGGTCATGTAGTGCTTATTCAGACTCCTTACGAAGGTGCTGAAGAGTGCTGCAAGCTTCTATTTGCTGGACTCGAACCTCTTGTTTCACAGTTTACTGCTTCATATGGTATGGTGCTGAATCTTCTTGCAGGTGCAAAAGTTACTAGCGCATCTAATGAATCAAATGACATGAAAGCCATACAAGCAGGACGGACTTTGGAAGAAGCTAGGAAGTTAGTTGAGCGAAGTTTTGGCAACTACGTTGGCAGCAATGTTATGCTTGCTGCAAAAGATGAGCTTACTAGAATAGAGAAAGAGATTGAGATGCTGACTTTAGAAGTTAGTGATGATGCCATAGATATAAAGAGCAGGAAGCTTTTATCAGAGGTAGCATACAAGGAGATTGCAGATCTACAGGAAGAATTGAGGGCAGAAAAACGTCTTCGGACAGAACTGCGAAGAAGGATGGAATCGCAGAGAATTTCTGCTCTGAAACCGCTTTTAAAGGAGTTTGAAAATGGACACTTACCCTTTTTGTGCCTGCAATATAAAGATTCTGAAGGGGTTCAACACTCACTCCCTGCTGCTTATTTGGGACAGGTTGACTCAGTCAGTGGTTCAAACCTTAAGAACATGATTTCTGCTGATGATTCTTTTGCATTGAATGTAGTTAGAACAGAGTCAAGTGTTAATGACCCTGAAATGAGCCCAGATGTTGAACCATCGTATTATGTGGCCCTTGGTTCGGACAACATGTGGTATCTATTTACAGAAAAGTGGGTTAAAACAATATATAGGACGGGCTTTCCTAATGTTGCTCTAGCTCAAGGGGATGCTTTGCCTCGGGAAATTATGAGGATGCTTCTTGATAAGGAGGAAATGAAGTGGGAGAAGCTtacttattctgaacttggttGTTTATGGCGCATGGAGGGATCTCTAGAGACATGGTCTTGGAGTTTAAATGTGCCAGTTTTGAATAGTCTTTCTGAAAGTGATGAGCTGTTTCAAATGTCAGAACCATACCATGATGCGGTAGAACGTTACaaggaacaaagaaataaagttGCACGTTTGAAGAAAAAGATAGCACGTACAGAAGGCTTTAAAGAGTATAAAAAAATCATAGACATGGCCAAGTTTACTGAGGAAAAGATTAAACGCTTGAAGGTTAGATCAAAACGTTTGACCAATCGAGTAGAACAGATTGAACCATCTGGTTGGAAGGAGTTTTTGAAGATCAGCAATGTCATTCATGAACTTAGGGCATTGGATATCAATACACATGTAATATTTCCTTTAGGTGAAACTGCATCTGCAATCCGAGGAGAAAATGAACTTTGGCTTGCAATGGTTCTCCGAAATAAAATCCTGCTAGACCTAAAGCCTGCACAACTTGCTGCTGCCTGTGCAAGTTTAGTTTCTGAAGGAATCAAAGTTCGTCCTTGGAAAAACAACAGCTATATATATGAACCTTCCTCAACTGTACTCAATGTCATCGAGTTCTTGGATGAGCAAAGATCCTCCCTTTTGCAACTGCAAGAAAAACATGGGGTAAATATCCCCTGCTGTTTGGATAGCCAATTTTCAGGTATGGTTGAAGCCTGGGCATCTGGGCTGACTTGGAGGGAAATAATGATGGACTGTGCAATGGATGAAGGAGATCTAGCGCGTCTCTTACGACGGACTATTGATCTATTAGCTCAGATTCCTAAATTGCCTGATATTGATCCACTGCTGCAAATCAATGCAAAGACAGTATCTAATGTCATGGACCGTCCACCGATCAGTGAACTGGCTGGATAATGTTCTCTTGCCACTAAAAAGTAATTGTGAAATTGGCACAATCGTTTCCTACAGTTccagtatttatttatttaatgtatCGAATTGAACTTGAACTTCAATCAAACAGTTGTATTGCCCTGAACCGACTTCACATATTTGTGAGGCATCCATTTATACTCCGTACCCTTGTTTGCCGTTGGAGGGAAGCCTTTGTAGCTAGGCAGAGTTGAGAGTACTGTTCCCATTAACTATGACGTAATATGACTTTCATTACTAACCCCAGAATGATATTCAGATTATtattactactactactaccAGCCACCAGGGTGCTTTTAGCCAATAGGTTGTTTGCTACTTGTTAATCTAAAGCCCAAGTAAAATTTTCTGGCTTGGTTGTTCTTAGATGATTTGGTTTCTACTTCGCCACATTCGTTGGCTTCAATTTTTGTGGTGCAGTGATTTTGATACCCTACTTGACTGATTTATTAGTGcaataattttgatatttaacTGCAGGTCGCATGCTTCCTAATTGTACATTGGTGGGGAGTGGGGAGTGGGGAGTGGTGTATGGAAGCTGTTCCCCAGCAGAAAATGCGAAAGCTTTCTGCTTTTGCCATCCATTGGTCTCCTGAATGGGAACATTTCCAAGAGTAAGTCGACCTTCTTATGATGATATAGTTGTTAGTATCGAGTGCTGAGCTTTCCTACCTTTGTGCTGCGTGAATCTCTTGGCCCCACGAATGGAGCTTCTGGAGAAATAGGTCTGTCTCCTTTTTTGATagcgaagaagaaaaatgatggTCTGCTAGAATCATTTTAGGCATCACAAATTGGTTGAGAGAGCTGCATGGGATACCTTTCCTGAATAATCATCTTGACTCTTGGATTTCTGTTTTGCGATCTTTTGCCCTCTATTGAGCTCACTACCATTTTGCATTGGTTGTTAGATAGTCAATGTACTGGGTCAACCGCTCTCTCTCTAGATTCTAGAGAGAAGAAGCCCTCTCCTCTCCTTCCGTGAGACTACCTAAGTGAGAGGCTGAGAGCTCCCTCTTAGTTTCTCTCTTTTGTCGTCAATGGGCCCATTGCCTCTGCCCACAACCCCCACCGCCAGTCTCCCCAACACCCTGCGCAATTGAAGCTCTGAGCCTTGGTTCCCCCCTCCCCCCGAAGACCAGCACCCTTTCCTAATCCCTCAAGCACCCCCCTTCACACCCACCAAGTCGGCAAGTCCCCACTTCTCCCCATTGGGCCATGCAGCAATCTCAGAGGCCCACACATTTTGTCTCCTTTCTCCTCCACTCGGCCCACTCCCCAACCAATGCCCCACTTTAGCCTATGGAGACTGCACGATTCGATGTCCACAGCGCATCAACCACCAGCTGCCACCCTCATCGGACATTGCTGTAGTCTCTTCTTCCAGCTACGCCAGCCGAACCAACAACAATACTCCCcttagtggtttttttttttttttttcaagtccTTGGTAACTACCGTCAGGATCTGCCCGTCATAACTCAATTGTAGAGCATGTTCTCCAGAGGAACATGTTCATCTTCCAAGCTTTTCGTTATAATTtcgtttaattttatataatgaAATTTCATCTTCtccaaaggggaaaaaaaataaaaaataaatagctgATTTACCGTGTTGCTCGTTGTGCTCTCTTTCAGGTTTATTATTGCTTAGTGAATGAGAGTCACGAGACAGAACAGTTTTCCCCTTTCTCCTATGATACTTTTTGAGTCTGCATTATGTTTTTCGAAAACAATGGGATCTTTGAGATTGGCAGGTAAGATACCACTTGCCAAATTGTCACCAATTCTATTTCTTATTCTGCATTATAGGAGTTGGTTGCGCGGGGAGGTTGAACTGGGACATAacatgttttctttgtttacaCCTTTTCAAATGACAAATTTGGGCCAAGTATTACCTTGATCTAGTATGCTATTTCAAAAAGAATATCCAGTTCATGTATTCCGACCATTCACGTTTCTGAAATATCTCAATTCCATGTTGGATTAGGGCAACGAAGTGTCAACGATATAAAATTTCCACAATGATGTACTTGACCTCTAGGTTAGAAATTAGAATGCTATTTGAAAACTTCTGCCGCAAGAATTTTATCATCTGTGCCCTTCACCAATGGGATCGTGGAACAACATTTAATCACCCATGGAAAATTAGAAAAGAGAATGGTTAATATCCACACTAACTGCACGCTCATTATTTGTTGGAACTGGTGTCATTCAACTTTTGAAATAGGCATGGTAGCCAGCCAGGATATTTCTCACATTGCCAATGAAAAGGACATGAAGGTTTCGCAATAAATTCCAAATGAAATTTCCCATAGTTTAAAAAGATTACGCAAGAATATCGATAAATGGAATGAACATGTATCTCAAGTTTACAACACAAATTACCTCTATTTACACAATTGTGGCTAAACGTACAGTATACTACACCCGACGAGCGATATTCACGCCCCCACCGCAATCCCCCTCAATTCTTTATTTGCTTCGTAAGACAGAAATATTAAAACATTTGAAAGACGATTCCACGAAAGCTTTTCCCTTCGTGGCGCGCAATCTTTCCAACTCTGGCTGGCGCCTGAGTAACTAATGCGTGCAAAAAGCTACTGAAAAACGTTAACACCCAAATCATATCAGATTATTTTCATCTATTTGAACTACAGAAAACAAGcttaaaaggtaaaaaaaaaaaaaatcaaatgaacaACAATACCAGGTACTAGACTAGCAATTCAATTCACACTCAGAACCAACTAATTTCTCCAGTCCAAGTGCGCCTCgtgtattttcaataaaaaaaagaaaaaaagaaaagaaaaaaaaaaagagcttttcTGATAATTATATATAACTGAGTTACAAGCATACACAAAAAGAGGCAGAACTCCCACTGCCCAGAGACCCCCAACCCTGGCACCAGACTCGTGCATTTGTTATCCTCTGTATACAAATCCTTGAATATTGAATTGCAATTTGTGAGAAGAGGACATTCCAATACACTAGAGAAAGAAGATAAGATAGTCATTTGGATGGATAGTTTTTTG contains the following coding sequences:
- the LOC133867384 gene encoding DExH-box ATP-dependent RNA helicase DExH15 chloroplastic, with protein sequence MNTLSILSPQHPSTLSIITSSLYKTSIFSQTLAISQTLGFCSPKSLRTPASQHSPQFRASFKSPSSLYPVEPQLSDGEEDDDDDDDVAADEYDDISGDPSGGVEQSDDETEISIAAAEEAPIRQEEFKWQRAERLCNEVREFGEDIIDADELASIYDFRIDKFQRLAIQAFLRGSSVVVSAPTSSGKTLIAEAAAVATVARRRRIFYTTPLKALSNQKFREFRETFGDSNVGLLTGDSAVNKDAQVLIMTTEILRNMLYQSVGMVSSDGGLFHVDVIVLDEVHYLSDLSRGTVWEEIVIYCPKEVQLICLSATVANPDELAGWIGQIHGRTELVTSSKRPVPLTWHFSMKTTLLPLLDEKGTRMNRKLSLNYLQLYASGVKSSKDGGSRRRNSKKHGSDMSYDSIDSMSEPLSKNDINTIRRSQVPQVSDTLWHLKARDMLPAIWFIFSRKGCDAAVQYVEDSKLLDECEMSEVKLALKRFRIRYPDAVRETAVKGLLQGVAAHHAGCLPLWKSFIEDLFQRGLVKVVFATETLAAGMNMPARTAVISSLSKRSDSGRIQLSPNELLQMAGRAGRRGIDERGHVVLIQTPYEGAEECCKLLFAGLEPLVSQFTASYGMVLNLLAGAKVTSASNESNDMKAIQAGRTLEEARKLVERSFGNYVGSNVMLAAKDELTRIEKEIEMLTLEVSDDAIDIKSRKLLSEVAYKEIADLQEELRAEKRLRTELRRRMESQRISALKPLLKEFENGHLPFLCLQYKDSEGVQHSLPAAYLGQVDSVSGSNLKNMISADDSFALNVVRTESSVNDPEMSPDVEPSYYVALGSDNMWYLFTEKWVKTIYRTGFPNVALAQGDALPREIMRMLLDKEEMKWEKLTYSELGCLWRMEGSLETWSWSLNVPVLNSLSESDELFQMSEPYHDAVERYKEQRNKVARLKKKIARTEGFKEYKKIIDMAKFTEEKIKRLKVRSKRLTNRVEQIEPSGWKEFLKISNVIHELRALDINTHVIFPLGETASAIRGENELWLAMVLRNKILLDLKPAQLAAACASLVSEGIKVRPWKNNSYIYEPSSTVLNVIEFLDEQRSSLLQLQEKHGVNIPCCLDSQFSGMVEAWASGLTWREIMMDCAMDEGDLARLLRRTIDLLAQIPKLPDIDPLLQINAKTVSNVMDRPPISELAG